One part of the Magallana gigas chromosome 5, xbMagGiga1.1, whole genome shotgun sequence genome encodes these proteins:
- the LOC105348215 gene encoding uncharacterized protein isoform X2, with the protein MIFFVWATFVALSNLPTRIEALQCLRCSDTFEPRLCNRIEACNKGEVCGVRLYRTDNGDTSFWTGCMSSLDCTKTVNRTVINSKRDGSSHIPGVVLCTECCVGDLCNSEGCGAVGYPTSRGPLCYDCRDIHAPQDCHKIAPCSSNEKCLVEERTVFGQRYFTSRCEHGQTCESLALYPSAFGRRRAVGDKCHQCCHGDLCNNNCNLANGVTASSTAQTVMPTTSVPVASNVAFFAKTTLVSFSGRIIFNQTSVNIGSGYNTGSGLFTCPHAGIYMFAFGIDSHGHSVQTYLIRNGRAVGVAAITDPKMSSIDDSSTTFAVLRLNTNDEVVVQRAGSQDPNNGFFAGWQISPLDIDAVAFTVALNNSYSSSQIPFNSVIYDNRGSYRSTNQSFTAQESGLYVIGLTGEQTGGQYSDLGIQINRNTGTGLNTFADSEGIHSDSSASLAVFNLNSGDNVRGAGSHFVGYRGTTTFSAYKVSNRSMPAFTALLSSDTSSTNIVFNDVIVNTHHDYDHLTGEFTCSVPGTYLFTWNAVTNGHSLRTRLVIQIKGGSHINALDIVGEENKGDEYDSSTGVFIYSLNSGDTVRIVKTTGTVEGGYSSFSGWMLF; encoded by the exons ATGATCTTTTTTGTTTGGG CAACATTTGTCGCATTATCCAATTTACCGACCAGAATTGAag CTCTCCAGTGTCTGAGATGTTCCGATACTTTTGAGCCCCGGTTGTGTAACAGAATAGAAGCATGCAACAAAGGAGAG GTATGTGGGGTGAGGCTGTACAGGACAGATAATGGAGATACCAGCTTCTGGACTGGATGTATGTCTTCTTTG GACTGCACAAAGACTGTCAACAGGACAGTGATCAACTCGAAGCGGGACGGTTCTTCTCATATCCCGGGAGTGGTCCTGTGTACGGAATGCTGCGTGGGGGATCTGTGTAACAGCGAGGGGTGCGGAGCCGTCG GTTACCCGACCAGCAGAGGCCCATTGTGTTACGATTGTCGTGATATACACGCCCCGCAAGACTGCCATAAAATTGCTCCTTGCAGCTCTAACGAG AAATGCTTGGTAGAAGAAAGAACGGTGTTTGGACAGCGGTATTTTACCAGTAGGTGCGAGCATGGACAG ACGTGCGAGTCCCTTGCCCTGTATCCCTCAGCATTTGGCAGACGACGAGCTGTCGGCGATAAGTGTCATCAATGTTGCCATGGCGACCTGTGTAATAACAACTGTAACCTAG CAAATGGGGTAACTGCATCCAGCACAGCTCAAACAGTGATGCCAACAACGTCTGTCCCCGTAGCCTCTAATGTCGCCTTCTTTGCAAAAACCACGTTAGTTTCATTTAGTGGACGCATTATATTCAACCAAACCTCGGTTAATATAGGGAGTGGATATAACACTGGGTCGGGGCTATTTACTTGTCCTCACGCGGGCATTTACATGTTTGCTTTCGGAATTGATTCTCATGGCCACAGCGTCCAAACGTATTTGATAAGGAACGGTCGTGCTGTCGGCGTGGCAGCAATCACTGATCCAAAGATGTCGTCCATTGACGACTCCAGCACCACTTTTGCCGTACTGCGTCTGAACACGAACGACGAAGTCGTCGTACAACGGGCTGGCAGCCAAGACCCAAATAACGGATTCTTCGCTGGTTGGCAAATCAGTCCTCTGGACA TTGACGCAGTAGCTTTCACGGTAGCGCTGAACAACAGCTACTCTTCAAGCCAGATTCCTTTTAACAGCGTCATCTACGACAACAGGGGAAGCTATCGGTCCACTAACCAAAGCTTTACGGCCCAAGAGTCTGGGTTGTACGTCATTGGGCTGACTGGAGAGCAAACCGGGGGCCAATATAGTGACCTAGGCATTCAAATCAACAGAAACACGGGTACCGGTCTTAAC ACATTTGCAGATTCAGAGGGTATCCACTCGGATTCGTCTGCTTCTCTCGCTGTCTTCAATCTAAACTCTGGAGATAATGTCCGCGGGGCAGGCAGTCACTTTGTTGGGTACAGAGGAACAACAACATTTTCCGCATATAAAGTTTCAA ACAGATCAATGCCAGCTTTTACTGCGTTACTGTCAAGCGACACATCCAGTACCAACATAGTGTTCAATGACGTTATCGTAAATACGCACCACGACTATGATCATCTGACGGGTGAATTCACGTGCAGCGTGCCCGGGACCTACCTCTTCACGTGGAATGCAGTAACCAATGGGCATTCTCTCAGAACACGGCTGGTTATTCAGATCAAAGGAGGGTCTCATATCAACGCTTTGGACATCGTAGGAGAGGAGAATAAGGGTGACGAGTATGATAGCAGCACTGGGGTGTTTATATACTCTCTCAATTCCGGGGACACTGTCAGAATTGTGAAAACTACGGGGACAGTGGAAGGAGGATATTCATCCTTTTCTGGGTGGATgcttttttaa
- the LOC105348243 gene encoding uncharacterized transmembrane protein DDB_G0289901, with product MLIPVVVLLVSVFAETTQSEYCACMQKHASKLLCANVDVTSAKRLEDSRGFRVIKGSCYDALSVQKRLFLDGVSVNTPIGSVGVDQNGVSASANVGIGNSSIGGSFNAGPSGVSGSASGTVNTGSGSLSGNVNAGPDGVNGGASGTLDLGTAGSLNGNVNVGPSGISGGVGGSLNTGSGSVSGGVTIGPNGVSGSASGSLNTGAGSLTGNINAGPGGVSGGASGTINTGSGTLSGNINAGPSGVSGGASGTLNTGSGTLSGNINAGPSGVTGGASGTLNTGSGTLSGNINAGPSGVSGGASGTLNTGSGTLSGNINAGPSGVSGGASGTLNTGSGTLSGNINAGPSGVSSGASGTLNTGSGTLSGNINAGPSGVSGGSSGTLNTGSGTLSGNINAGPSGVSGGASGTLNTGSGTLSGNINAGPSGVSGGASGTLNTGSGTLSGNINAGPSGVSGGASGTINTGSGTLSGNINAGSGGVSGSLSGSTNIGGVGISGNLNGGPGTGLSGALSINSGGLGLNMGGSGGSSSSSGSSSSPSGSASGGSNPMSNFYQLMMQGPNAMMQAFQSMMSGSSSSGGPGFNAMTFNQQVGVNAFMQQMQQQG from the exons ATGTTGATACCAGTAGTGGTGTTGCTCGTATCCGTATTTGCGGAAACAACACAATCCGAGTACTGTGCATGCATGCAAAAGCACG CTTCGAAACTTTTATGCGCAAACGTCGACGTTACTTCTGCTAAAAGATTGGAGGACAGCCGAGGCTTCCGGGTTATAAAAGGAAGTTGTTACGACGCTTTATCAG TGCAAAAACGTTTGTTTTTGGATGGGGTGTCTGTCAATACTCCTATAGGAAGTGTAGGTGTTGATCAGAATGGTGTCTCGGCGAGCGCTAACGTAGGAATTGGAAACAGCTCTATTGGCGGAAGCTTTAATGCTGGCCCAAGCGGTGTTAGCGGAAGTGCTAGTGGAACTGTAAACACAGGGTCTGGTTCCTTGAGTGGCAATGTCAATGCGGGCCCAGATGGAGTAAATGGTGGTGCTAGTGGAACATTAGATCTAGGAACCGCTGGGTCATTGAATGGTAATGTAAATGTAGGGCCTAGTGGTATCAGTGGTGGGGTAGGCGGTTCTTTGAATACCGGTTCTGGTAGTGTGAGTGGCGGTGTAACGATAGGCCCCAACGGAGTCAGTGGAAGCGCCAGCGGTTCTCTGAACACAGGAGCAGGTTCTTTAACTGGTAATATTAATGCCGGTCCAGGTGGAGTGAGTGGTGGAGCAAGCGGTACAATAAATACAGGGTCTGGTACCCTTAGTGGGAATATCAATGCTGGTCCTAGTGGTGTAAGTGGTGGAGCTAGTGGTACATTGAACACAGGGTCTGGTACCCTGAGTGGAAATATCAATGCTGGCCCAAGTGGGGTCACTGGTGGAGCAAGCGGTACATTGAACACAGGATCTGGTACCCTTAGTGGGAATATCAATGCTGGTCCTAGTGGCGTAAGTGGTGGAGCTAGTGGTACATTGAATACAGGGTCTGGTACTCTTAGTGGGAATATCAATGCTGGTCCTAGTGGTGTTAGTGGTGGAGCTAGTGGTACATTAAATACAGGGTCTGGTACTCTTAGTGGGAATATCAATGCTGGTCCTAGTGGTGTAAGTAGTGGAGCTAGTGGTACATTAAATACAGGGTCTGGTACCCTGAGTGGGAACATCAATGCTGGTCCTAGTGGTGTAAGTGGTGGATCTAGTGGTACATTGAATACAGGGTCTGGTACTCTTAGTGGGAACATCAATGCTGGTCCTAGTGGTGTAAGTGGTGGAGCTAGTGGTACATTGAATACAGGGTCTGGTACTCTTAGTGGGAATATCAATGCTGGTCCTAGTGGTGTAAGTGGTGGAGCTAGTGGTACATTAAATACAGGGTCTGGTACCCTGAGTGGGAACATCAATGCTGGTCCTAGTGGTGTAAGTGGTGGAGCTAGTGGTACAATAAATACAGGGTCTGGTACCCTGAGTGGGAATATTAATGCTGGATCCGGAGGGGTCAGTGGAAGCTTAAGTGGTTCCACTAACATTGGTGGTGTAGGTATTAGTGGAAACTTAAATGGAGGACCGGGGACTGGTTTATCTGGCGCACTGAGTATCAACTCTGGTGGATTGGGATTGAACATGGGTGGATCTGGAGGATCGTCATCTTCCAGTGGATCATCATCCTCTCCCAGCGGATCAGCATCTGGTGGGTCCAATCCTATGAGTAACTTTTACCAATTGATGATGCAAGGTCCCAATGCCATGATGCAAGCCTTTCAGAGTATGATGAGCGGATCATCGTCCTCAG GTGGCCCTGGATTCAATGCGATGACATTTAATCAACAAG TTGGAGTTAATGCATTCATGCAACAAATGCAACAGCAAGGTTAA
- the LOC105348215 gene encoding uncharacterized protein isoform X1, whose translation MIFFVWATFVALSNLPTRIEALQCLRCSDTFEPRLCNRIEACNKGEVCGVRLYRTDNGDTSFWTGCMSSLDCTKTVNRTVINSKRDGSSHIPGVVLCTECCVGDLCNSEGCGAVGYPTSRGPLCYDCRDIHAPQDCHKIAPCSSNEKCLVEERTVFGQRYFTSRCEHGQTCESLALYPSAFGRRRAVGDKCHQCCHGDLCNNNCNLGIAQHTNGVTASSTAQTVMPTTSVPVASNVAFFAKTTLVSFSGRIIFNQTSVNIGSGYNTGSGLFTCPHAGIYMFAFGIDSHGHSVQTYLIRNGRAVGVAAITDPKMSSIDDSSTTFAVLRLNTNDEVVVQRAGSQDPNNGFFAGWQISPLDIDAVAFTVALNNSYSSSQIPFNSVIYDNRGSYRSTNQSFTAQESGLYVIGLTGEQTGGQYSDLGIQINRNTGTGLNTFADSEGIHSDSSASLAVFNLNSGDNVRGAGSHFVGYRGTTTFSAYKVSNRSMPAFTALLSSDTSSTNIVFNDVIVNTHHDYDHLTGEFTCSVPGTYLFTWNAVTNGHSLRTRLVIQIKGGSHINALDIVGEENKGDEYDSSTGVFIYSLNSGDTVRIVKTTGTVEGGYSSFSGWMLF comes from the exons ATGATCTTTTTTGTTTGGG CAACATTTGTCGCATTATCCAATTTACCGACCAGAATTGAag CTCTCCAGTGTCTGAGATGTTCCGATACTTTTGAGCCCCGGTTGTGTAACAGAATAGAAGCATGCAACAAAGGAGAG GTATGTGGGGTGAGGCTGTACAGGACAGATAATGGAGATACCAGCTTCTGGACTGGATGTATGTCTTCTTTG GACTGCACAAAGACTGTCAACAGGACAGTGATCAACTCGAAGCGGGACGGTTCTTCTCATATCCCGGGAGTGGTCCTGTGTACGGAATGCTGCGTGGGGGATCTGTGTAACAGCGAGGGGTGCGGAGCCGTCG GTTACCCGACCAGCAGAGGCCCATTGTGTTACGATTGTCGTGATATACACGCCCCGCAAGACTGCCATAAAATTGCTCCTTGCAGCTCTAACGAG AAATGCTTGGTAGAAGAAAGAACGGTGTTTGGACAGCGGTATTTTACCAGTAGGTGCGAGCATGGACAG ACGTGCGAGTCCCTTGCCCTGTATCCCTCAGCATTTGGCAGACGACGAGCTGTCGGCGATAAGTGTCATCAATGTTGCCATGGCGACCTGTGTAATAACAACTGTAACCTAGGTATTGCCCAACACA CAAATGGGGTAACTGCATCCAGCACAGCTCAAACAGTGATGCCAACAACGTCTGTCCCCGTAGCCTCTAATGTCGCCTTCTTTGCAAAAACCACGTTAGTTTCATTTAGTGGACGCATTATATTCAACCAAACCTCGGTTAATATAGGGAGTGGATATAACACTGGGTCGGGGCTATTTACTTGTCCTCACGCGGGCATTTACATGTTTGCTTTCGGAATTGATTCTCATGGCCACAGCGTCCAAACGTATTTGATAAGGAACGGTCGTGCTGTCGGCGTGGCAGCAATCACTGATCCAAAGATGTCGTCCATTGACGACTCCAGCACCACTTTTGCCGTACTGCGTCTGAACACGAACGACGAAGTCGTCGTACAACGGGCTGGCAGCCAAGACCCAAATAACGGATTCTTCGCTGGTTGGCAAATCAGTCCTCTGGACA TTGACGCAGTAGCTTTCACGGTAGCGCTGAACAACAGCTACTCTTCAAGCCAGATTCCTTTTAACAGCGTCATCTACGACAACAGGGGAAGCTATCGGTCCACTAACCAAAGCTTTACGGCCCAAGAGTCTGGGTTGTACGTCATTGGGCTGACTGGAGAGCAAACCGGGGGCCAATATAGTGACCTAGGCATTCAAATCAACAGAAACACGGGTACCGGTCTTAAC ACATTTGCAGATTCAGAGGGTATCCACTCGGATTCGTCTGCTTCTCTCGCTGTCTTCAATCTAAACTCTGGAGATAATGTCCGCGGGGCAGGCAGTCACTTTGTTGGGTACAGAGGAACAACAACATTTTCCGCATATAAAGTTTCAA ACAGATCAATGCCAGCTTTTACTGCGTTACTGTCAAGCGACACATCCAGTACCAACATAGTGTTCAATGACGTTATCGTAAATACGCACCACGACTATGATCATCTGACGGGTGAATTCACGTGCAGCGTGCCCGGGACCTACCTCTTCACGTGGAATGCAGTAACCAATGGGCATTCTCTCAGAACACGGCTGGTTATTCAGATCAAAGGAGGGTCTCATATCAACGCTTTGGACATCGTAGGAGAGGAGAATAAGGGTGACGAGTATGATAGCAGCACTGGGGTGTTTATATACTCTCTCAATTCCGGGGACACTGTCAGAATTGTGAAAACTACGGGGACAGTGGAAGGAGGATATTCATCCTTTTCTGGGTGGATgcttttttaa